The following DNA comes from Methyloterricola oryzae.
CTCTCTAATTGCTCTTATTGGGCTTCTCCCAAGGCTGGCGGACATCTCAAAGAAACAGAATGAAAACCATACGTTTCCATTTTTCCGATAACGGCCACGCGCTCCCTACAAATAATGCCTAGCCCCATTCAAACATTTGGGGCGCGGATTTGCGCTTTCCGTCAAGCCAGCAATCTTACTCAGGCCCAACTGGCAGAAATGGCAAGCCTCGACCAAGCGCAACTGTCTCGGATTGAACATGGACTCGTCGAGGGCAGTCCCAGCCAGCGAAAGACCATCGCGCAACTGCTTGGGGTGACGGTCTCCGACTTGTTCGGTGACAGACCAACGGATCCATTCTCTGGTAGCTGATATGCCCCTCTCAATGTGGCGGAGCAGATCCTCTGGGATACCCGGGCCCCCGAGGGACTGAAAGAACTCGCCGGAGATGTTTCGCTCTCAGCGGCTTTGCTCATCACCGACTCTGAGTGGATATGTCTCAGCTCTCTCAAGATTCCGGTTTCTGTAAGCAAACACGGCTACCTCCAGTTGCTTGCGATGATCAGGGTGTTTTCTGAGTCTGGTTGCAGATAAGATCCTGATTCCAATACCTCGGACACACCGGCTGACATGCCAGCGTTCTCTCAGCCATAACACTCGATTTCACGTTCATTTCACGTGAAATGCGGGAGGGAATTGGAGGATGGTTTGGGCATTTTCAGTCACCCACAAGCGTGCTCAGGCTGTGTAACCAACTGAAAAAAAGACTCTGCAGAAAAGGAACTGTATTCGAGAGGCAGTGGCCGGAGGTTCGAATCCTCTCACCCCACCAATTTATTCCAGCATATTCAGCGACTTACTGCAAGCTTTCCCTCAACAGCTTTTACCTAATCCGACTCAACGTGAAATCGGAACCCCGCCGATCGCCTCCACTGCACTCCGTGCGTCCTCCGGGGACAACCCGGAAAGTTCAGGGTGCATTGCAAGGATCGCCTGCAGCGTGGCCTGGGCACCCGGGAAATCGAAGCTCTCGATCTGGTGCCCCAGAGGCAGGGCGCAATCGCCACCCAAGCCTTGCACACACGCAGGCGCCACTTCACGCCACAGGGTGTAGGCCTTCATGTCCCCTGACTCCAGGAGTTCGAGCAATTCCTGCAGCGATCCCCTGAGCACCTGGCTGTCCAAAGCTGCGTGAGTTTCGGCCGGCGCGGCGGGCATCGCCCCGATCGCATCAATCACCTCCGCTAGCGCCTGTTGCAAGGCGTCCAGCGCATCGGCCATATCCATCGCGTCGGCGCCGTCGTGGATGCGTCGCTCGATGTCGGCGGCCAAGCACTCGATCGATTCCATGCCCAGGGTCGACGCCAGGGATTTGAGGGTATGCGCGGCACGTTCCGCCTCCTGGCGTTCGCCCCGTGCCAGGAGGTCGCCGATGCTCCGGGCGTCCCGGGCGTTAGCCTCGGCAAAGCGAGTCAGCAGATGCTGGTATGTCGCGTGGTTCTGGACGTACGCCAAGCCCTTGCCCATATCCAGCACCGGGCTTCCGGCCAAATCCACCGCACTCGCCGGCTGGCCTGTCCCGTTCATGGGTGCCTCGACCGTCAGGTCCGGAATCCAACGCGCCAGCGTGACGGCCAGGCGGTCCGGTTCCACCGGCTTCGACACAAACCCGTTCATGCCCGCATCCAGGGTGCGCCTTCGGTCTTCTTCGAAGACATTGGCTGTCATGGCGACAATGGGGATATGCCGGCCGGAGGGCAATTGCCGGATTCGCCGGGTCGCTTCCACCCCGTCCATGTAAGGCATCTGCAGATCCATCAGGATCAGATCGTATTCGCGCTCGGTAACCCGTTCGCAGGCTTCCCCTCCATGGCCGGCGATTTCCACCACCAGGCCGAAGCCTTCCAGGATCTCTTTCGCCACTTCCTGGTTGATCTGGTTGTCCTCGACCAAAAGAATGCGCGCGTTCTGGCGCAGCCTGGCCGCGGGCTGGCGGGCCGCCATGGCGTCGGCCCGCATGTCGGCGAAGGCCCCCCGCTTGAAGGCCGCCGTGAACCAGAACAGACTGCCCGCGCCCAACGTGCTTGAGACGCCGGTGTCGCCCCCCATCATGTTCGCCAGCTTTCTTGAGATTGCCAGACCCAGGCCAGTTCCCCCGTATTTGCGGGTGGTCGAAGCCTCGGCCTGTTCAAATGCGCCGAACAGTTTCTCCAGGTGCCCTTCGTCGATGCCGATGCCGGTGTCCTCCACCTCGAAGCGCAGAACAACTTCACGCTCGCTCTCGCTCAGCACCCCGGCGCGCAGCCGGATCGCACCGCGATCGGTGAACTTGACGGCGTTG
Coding sequences within:
- a CDS encoding helix-turn-helix domain-containing protein, whose protein sequence is MPSPIQTFGARICAFRQASNLTQAQLAEMASLDQAQLSRIEHGLVEGSPSQRKTIAQLLGVTVSDLFGDRPTDPFSGS